In Nilaparvata lugens isolate BPH chromosome 5, ASM1435652v1, whole genome shotgun sequence, the following proteins share a genomic window:
- the LOC120351234 gene encoding uncharacterized protein LOC120351234, translating to MYGGLQYTPQLQASFQLQWLAVIMVRISGGHKGQWWRPCMGFHVGDKWFATSSVCFLGMDERGKLHDTIIASWLVSPAYLIYVASGFYTLNTSNPHIFATNNMYEVHKFHVMQEYKEFRKYLNGNFVMFSVGRHPYGITNAPLSTKKFNIEEMNEEDCYMIGYDDQKDTNIFPKFQPSVRVLNLKGMLNDCSSSRNSPPKYTSKDRFGFCAQTTGDVGVCIHDVGAPVVCNNVVQGMLYRVGAPDCPMNGRGWRNKLRGGAIFENEFPHLPKNPLSDSDSANGFLDISLYKESFEKYLRNEDNEDFKDEDKYVLYKAKEWSDAPISAEMTLATRPFPDWEMSTLVFEEWPITMETTTLPDDYYYEDNANPKQKIVQLEGEEAVDDEYSDDQMGEDMKCQYSHSHTLQHAMEIWPILLINLLIL from the coding sequence atgtatgGAGGTTTGCAATACACGCCCCAGTTACAAGCCAGCTTCCAACTGCAATGGTTAGCTGTAATAATGGTAAGAATCTCTGGTGGTCATAAAGGTCAGTGGTGGCGACCCTGTATGGGATTCCATGTGGGAGACAAGTGGTTTGCCACAAGCTCTGTTTGTTTCCTTGGTATGGACGAAAGGGGTAAATTACATGATACAATAATTGCATCTTGGCTAGTCTCCCCTGCGTATCTAATTTATGTAGCAAGTGGCTTCTACACGTTGAATACATCTAATCCCCACATTTTCGCTACAAATAATATGTATGAAGTACATAAGTTCCACGTGATGCAGGAATACAAAGAGTTTCGTAAATATTTAAATGGGAATTTTGTCATGTTCAGTGTGGGTAGGCATCCTTACGGTATAACCAATGCACCACTCAGCACCAAGAAATTCAACATTGAAgaaatgaatgaagaagactGTTATATGATAGGTTATGACGATCAAAAGGatacaaatatttttccaaaatttcaacCTTCCGTACGTGTATTAAATTTGAAAGGAATGCTGAACGATTGTTCTAGCTCTAGGAATAGTCCCCCCAAGTACACGAGCAAAGACAGATTCGGTTTCTGTGCACAGACTACAGGTGATGTGGGTGTTTGTATCCACGATGTGGGTGCTCCTGTAGTCTGCAATAATGTTGTGCAGGGTATGTTGTACAGAGTGGGGGCACCGGACTGCCCCATGAATGGGAGGGGATGGCGTAATAAGTTGCGTGGAGGagcaatttttgaaaatgaattcccACACCTGCCAAAGAACCCTCTCTCTGATAGTGATTCAGCAAATGGGTTTTTAGACATCAGTCTCTACAAAGAATCATTTGAGAAATATTTGAGAAACGAAGATAATGAGGACTTTAAAGATGAGGACAAATATGTGTTGTATAAAGCTAAGGAATGGTCTGATGCTCCGATTAGTGCCGAGATGACACTTGCGACCAGGCCGTTTCCCGATTGGGAGATGTCGACGCTGGTTTTCGAGGAGTGGCCAATCACCATGGAGACAACCACTCTACCCGATGACTATTATTATGAGGACAATGCAAATCCAAAACAGAAAATTGTGCAATTAGAAGGAGAGGAAGCTGTGGATGACGAATATTCGGATGATCAGATGGGGGAAGATATGAAATGTCAATACagtcactctcacactctccaACATGCTATGGAAATATGGCCCATTCTCctcatcaatttattgattctctAA